In the Desulfomicrobium apsheronum genome, TCAAGGTCGGGGCCGATCCCCGCAGAGATCAGGCCGGGCAGTTCATGCAGGGTCCGTCCCAGAAAATATTCTTTATCCAGAATATTTTTTGCGAAACCTTCGATTTGAAACTGGTTGACGTAATTGATTTTTCCTTCCCGATCGAAAGTCATGATCGAAAGCGGCAGGTTGTCCACCAGGGACTGGTACAGATTTCTGCTCTCGATCAGCACCTCCTGGGCGTGTTTTCGTTCGGTCAGATCGACGCCGAGGCTGGTCACGTCCGTGGGCAACCCGGCCGAGTCGAAGGTCAGCGCGTTGGCCCAGCCAATGGCGTGGCGCGCACCAAACTTGTCGAGTATCTCATTTTCGTGCGTGGAGTAGGACAGGTTTTGCCCGCCGGCCATGGTTGAAATGAAAAATTCGCGGGTCGACTCGCGGATCTCCGCAGGAATGAACATATCAAACCAGTCCCGCCCCAGCACTTCTTCCTTTTCCCATCCGGTGAGTTTGAGAAAATATTCGTTGGCAAAGATGATGCGTCCCTCGGGGTCTAGGGAGATACCGATTTGCGGCGTGTGGAGCAGGATGTTGCGCCATTTTTTTTCTGAACGCGACAATGCTTCGCGTTCCTTTGCAAGTTGCCTGAAAAGGGTGCGATAGGGGCGTTTCAAGGCGAAACGGACCAGAGCCAGATAGATCAGGAAAAAGGACACGATCTTCAGAAAATGTCCCGCGACATTGGAGAGACCGTACACACTTACGTAGAGAGTGAAGGCCAACTCGCTCATGATGCTGAGGGCCATGGACATGATCAGTAGATGGTAGATTCCGGGTTCGAGCTTGTCTCGCTTTCGCGTCAGATTGAACATGGCTGCCGCCAGCACGGCGCAGATGGTATATTCCGCGACGATCTTGAACGTCGTCAGGCCCTGTCCTTCGACGTGGCAGACCGGAAAAATCTCCCAGGCGAAGATGCTCAGGAGCAAGGTCGCGGTGACGCCGGAGAAACCCAGGAGCACCGCCGACAGCGAAAAACCGCGCCCCAGTATCAGGCTGTAGGCAAAGAGACTGGCCGCTTCCAGCCCACGGGCTGCTATCCAGAGCTGTGTGGCCGGGTTTGTGTCCTCTGCCGCCGCGACGATGTTCATTCCATTGTAGGTCAGGGTGTGGGTCAGATCGATGAAGGCGATGAAAAAATAGGCGATGCCCAGGAACAGAAGGGCGTCGTTGCGCAGGAAGGCGCGCGTGTTCCAGACCAGCAGAAAAACGCTCCAGCCCACAGCCACTGCAAAGAGTTCGGCCATGGTGTGGAAAAGAAGGAAATTATGGCGGCTGATGAAAAAAAGGACGAGCAGCAGAATTATCCACACGGTGACGTGGCGCAGGGTGCCCGAAATGTCATGGGAGGCGAGTTGGTCGTCTGAAGGCATTCGAGCTCCGTTTGTCGTAATGTCCACGTATGCGGTATTATCAGTTCGACGTGATATGACGTCACCGTAAAAAGTCGTCATCCCCTTGAAGAAGGGGATCTACGCCTTTCTAAGGGTTTGAAAAGAATGGATTTCGCGCTATTGCCCGACATGGCCCGCCTTCGCGGGAATGACACTCAGGTTCATCCACGACTTTTTGCAGGTGCGTCTGATATGCGGACAGTCGCGTGTTTGGATCAGTATCAACTAATTTCAGGACAGACCACCCCGAAAAATTCTTGCCTTGTCATTCGCGGGGGAAGTGCTTGCGGGCGCGACATGACACGAGGCGGCGGATCTGCTAGAGTTTAGTACAACTTTGCCGGGAGAACGCATATCATGAATTCCGCCGAACAATTCGAGGACATTTGCCGGGCCATGTCCGAACCTGCTTTTTATCCGCACTCCGTATCCGGTGTCGAACGCCGGGAGACCCACATCTCCGTCGTGTTTCTGGCCGGAGAATGGGCGTATAAGCTGAAAAAACACAAAGACTTGGGATTTCTTGATTTTCGCGATCCCGGCAAGCGTCTGTATTTTTGCATGCAGGAGGTGAAGCTCAACCAACGCTTGAGCTTTGGCGTGTACCAGGAGGTGATCGGCGTTCACGAAGGCGAGAGAGGCCTGTGTCTTGGGCCCATGGAAGGAGCGCTCGAATATGTCGTGAAGATGGCCCGATTGCCGGATGAGGCAAGCCTTGAGGCCATGTTGCGCACAGGGGAGGTAACGCAGGAGAATATTTCAAGCCTTGGCGAAACCCTGGCCGGTTTTCACAAAAGCAGTGAGCGCGGGCACGGCATCGACACATACGGGGATCTCGAACAGATCCGGTTCAACATGGAGGAGAATTTCACGCAGCTCCTTCCGTTCGCGCAGGCCCTTCTCGACTCACGAAAATGGGATTTTTGCCGGAATGTCTGCCGCTCATTTGCGGACAATCATGTCGATCTGTTCATGCACAGGGTGCGTGAAGGCAGGATCACCGACGGGCACGGAGACCTGCGGGCCGAGCATGTCTATTTTCACCACGGGGTGCAGGTCATCGACTGTATCGAGTTCAACGAACGTTTCAGATACGGCGACTGTGCCCTTGATCTGGCCTTTCTGATCATGGATCTGGACCGCTTGGGGTATGCGGACACTGCCCGGCGACTGCTGCAAGCCTACGCAACGGCGGCCCGAGACCCGGAGATTTACGCGCTCGTGGAATTCTATGCGGCGTATCGCGCTTTTGTGCGACTCAAGGTCGCCTGCTTTTCCCTTGAGCACGTAAAGTCCAAGGAACCCCTAAAGGAGGAGATCCGGCGATATCTGCGGCAAGCCTATGGATACGCCCTGGCCTTTGGGCGGCCGGTGCTGTGGGTTTTCTTTGGCCTGCCGGCTTCAGGGAAATCGACGCTGGCGCGCCGGGTGGCCCGGGCGCTGTTCATGCCGCTGCTCGGTTCCGACAGCGTAAGGAAGCAGGGGGGGAATTTTTCCGAGCCCAAGGTGGAGGCCTACAATACGGGCGCGTATCGGCCCGTGCTGCGCAGTCGCGTTTACGCGCGGCTTTTCAATCTGGCCCAGGATGAGCTGAAAATGGGGCGCTCCGTGGCCCTGGATGCCACGTTCTCCAAGGAACAGTGGCGTGAGTCGGCCATTCGTCTGGCGCAGGACCACAAGGCGGGTCTTGTCTTTGTGCATTGCGTCTGCGAGCCGCGAACCATAAGGGCCCGGCTGGCGCAGCGTGAGCGTGAGGCCGGGGAGTCCGATGCGCGGCTTGTCCATTTCGAGGACATGATCAACAATTTCGAACCATTCAGCCACGAGGTCCCGGACGCCTACCTGGAGGTCGATACCGAGCGGACTCCGGAGGAGTCTTTTTACGAGATCCTGGCGAAAGGGCATGCCCTGAAGCATGCCCAGGTCCAGAATCTGCTCGACGGATTGAACGGGGAGACGGATTCGCGGGAGTGATACCACGGCATGAGGTCGCCGCGCGGGACTCCTGGTCAATTGCGCATGCGGCGTTCCCATTCGAAATCGCGACTGGTGACCACGTCTTCCATGCGCCGCAGCCGTCGGTCCAGATTCTCGAACTTGCGCTTGATCCGTTCCAAGGCCCCGGCCCGGGAGTTGGTGTAGGAGTTGTAGAACTCCTGGTCGGCGGGGCTGCCGAAGGGCACGACCGGCTCCATCTTCATGATCATGGCCGCGATGAGGTACAAAAGCCCCACTGGCCAGATGCCGGTGACCAGAAACAGGAGGATGACGATGGCGCGCAAGGCTCCAACGGAGAAGTCGAAGTATCGGGCCAAGCCCTTGCACACGCCCAGGAAGATCCCGTCACGGGCCCGGTAGAGGCCACGCTGCTCTTCCACGGGCTTTCTCCAGCGCGAACCACGGCTTCCGCCGCCATGCATGCGGCCATTGCCGCGTCCGAAAGCTCTCACGATCTTTTCTCCTTGCCGTCCTTTTCCAGAAGAATCGTTTCCAGTGCCTCGATGCGCTCTTCCATGCGGGACATGCCGTTATAGATCTCCTGAATCATCTGCGCTTCATGAGCCACGTTCCCCTCGCCGGACCTGGTGAACATCTTGATGAATCCGAAGATGACCGCGCCGACCAGCAGAATCCCGGCGCTCATGAGTACGAAGATAAAGCCGAAAAAATGTTCCATGCAGTCTTCTCCTTGCGTTTTTATATGCGCATAGCCGAGGCTTTGGCGGCCGCCAAACAAATTTTCAGCCTGCGCTATTTGTCAGAGGAGGAGCGCATGGAGGCGAGCTGTGCTTCCACTTCGTCTCCGCCCTCGAGCAGGGCAAATTCCTGTTCCAGAGTGCGGTTCTGGCGCGGCGCGCCCAGTTCGGCCTCGGCTTCCATGCGTTCGATGCGCTGTTCGAACTGGTCAAAGCGCATCATGACGTCGGCCGACTGAACCCGCGAGACATTGGATCGGACCTTGATGCGCTGATCGGCCCGTACGTGGCGCTTGGCCAGGCTGCGCTGGCGCTCCTTGGCGGACTCCAGCTTGACGTCGAGCTGCTCGATGTCTTCTCGCGCCTGTTCGATCATGACCGCAAAGCGATCCCGCTCGCGTTCCAGCCCTTCGCTCAGCCGCTGCGCGGCCAGTTTTTCCAGCAGCGCCTCCCGGGCCAGGTCCTCGCGCCCCTTTTCAAGCGCCAGCCTGGCCCTGTCTTCCCACAGTTCCAAACGGGCCAGGGCCTGGGACTGTTCCCTGGCTATGCGCTTCTGATCGGCCATGAGTCCGGCACAGGCGGCCTTGAGTTCCACCGAGGTCTCCTCCATCTCCTGAATCATCAGGCGGATCATCTTTTCCGGTTCCTCGGCCTTGTCCAGCATGGAATTGATGTTGGAGCTGATGATATCCTTGAATCTGGTAAATACGCCCATGAGGTCCTCCATGAGTGACGATGTTCTTGATTGTCTTGTCATAAGCCAGGATCATGCCAAAGCATTCCACGCCGTACTCTTCTGAAATGTTTTGCTATTTTTGATGCAGGCATGATTCTTGTGGCAATTTGTTGCAATATTTGGTTGATTTGACTATTTATTGGTAATGGAAACCACATATCCGTCATCGTCCCCGATATCATCCATGGAGGCCATCGGTCAGTCCGAGGCATTTCTGCAATTTCAGGAACAACTTTCGCGCGTGGCGCGCATAGAAAGGCCGGTGCTGATCATCGGGGAGCGCGGAACCGGCAAGGAGCTGGCCGCCGCGCGCCTGCATTACCTCTCACGGCGCTGGCAGGGCCCGCTGGTCACGGTCAATTGCGCGGCCCTGGCCGGTTCGCTTTTGGATACCGAGCTTTTCGGGCACGAGGTCGGAGCCTTCACCGGGGCCACCGTCCGCCGCAAGGGGCGTTTCGAGAATGCGGATACGGGCACCCTAGTTCTGGACGAGATCGCGAATCTCTCGCCGGAAGCGCAGGAAAAGATTTTGCGCGTTGTCGAGTATGGATCTTTCGACCGCGTTGGCGGGAGCCGTCCGGTGACGGTTAACGTGCGCATCGTTGGGGCGACGAACGTGGATCTGCCACACAGGGCCAGAGCCGGGGCGTTCAAGGAGGATTTGCTTGATCGTCTGAGCTTCGAGGTGCTGACCGTGCCCCCGCTGCGCATGCGCGAGGGGGATGTGCAGCTGCTGACCCGGCATTTCGCCGCACGCATGGCCATCGGGATGGGGCTGTCCGAGGCGCCGGAGTTTTCCGCCCGCGCCATGTCCATGCTGCTGGCCCACGACTGGCCGGGCAATGTGCGCGAGCTCAAGAACGTGGTCGAACGCGCGGTGTACCGGACAGAATCGGGGACGGTCCGGGATGTAGTCTTCGATCCGTTCGCATCCCCTTACCGTCCGGCGGAACAGGCGGTGCCGACCGCTGGGGTTGCTCCGGTACCGGATGTCCGTTCGCGTTCCGTGCAGCCTGATCTGGACGTTCCGCTGGCCACGGCTGTGCGCGATCTGGAAGAGGCGTACCTGACGGCGGCCCTGGAACAAGGTCGCCACAATCAGAAAAGGGCAGCGGCCCTGCTGGGGCTGACCTACCATCAGTTTCGCGGCCTTTATCGCAGGTTGCGCGCTGATCTGGACGGCTGACATCCAACGCGTGTCCATCGGTTGAAAATCAGAAGCCGGGCCCGTCCCATCGTGGACGAACCCGGCTTTTGCTTTCTTTCGGGGAAGAGGAGTTTAGGCCGCCTTGGGGGCCGGGGGCTTTTGCAGGCTGATGCGGCCGATCTGTCCGGCGCGCAGTTCGTTCAGCAGGATGCCCGCCGCCTTGGTCACGTCCACTTCGCCGCCCTTGATCAGGCACCCGCGTTTTCTGCCGAGCGCTTCCAGCAGATCGATCCCGTTCTGGGGCAGATCGGTGATCTTGTAGCGTTCCTTGAGCAGTCCTGGATATTCGCGCAGGAGATAGTCGCCGACGCGGGCCGCGACCTCGGCGTTGTCCATGGCCGTTTCGCGCACAGCGCCGCTGCCGGCCAGCATGTAAGAGGCCGTGACGCTCTCGATCTTGGGCCAGAGCACGCCGGGGGTGTCGTACAGGGTCAGCTCGTCGTTGACATGGACCCGCTTCTGCTTGGTGGTGATGGCGGCCTGGTTGGCGGCCCGGGCGACCTTGCGGCCGACCAGGGTGTTCATGAGCGTGGACTTGCCCACGTTGGGGATGCCGACGATGAGGCAGTTGACCGGCTGCATGAGGAAATTGCGCTCCTTGACCATGCCCGGCAGGGTGCCGAGAATGCGCTTGGCGTCCTTGGGGCTGGTGGCGCTGATTTCCATGGGCACGGTGCCGCACTCGCGGAAGAAATCCATCCAGGCTGCGGTCACGGCCGGGTCGGCCAGATCGCTCTTGTTCAGGACCTTCAGGCACGGCCGTGGCCCGCGCAGTTCGCGCAGCAGGGGATTTTCACTGTATCCGGGCAGACGGGCATCGAGCACTTCGATGACCACGTCGACCTTGGCCATGACCAGGGCAATCTGTTTTCTGGCCCGGTGCATGTGACCGGGAAACCATTGAATCGACATCTAGTTATCCTTGTTTGCAGGCAAAAGGCCTTCCTGGAGCAGGAGGGCCCTTGGGTCGGGTTCGCGACCGCGAAAGAGACGAAAGATGTTCATGGGGTTGCGGCTGCCGCCCAGAGCCAGGATCGTGTCCCTGAAGCGCAGGCCCAGCTCCTGCTTGCGGTCAGGGTCTTCAAGCCCGGCGTTCACAAACGCCCCGAATGCATCGGCACTCAGGACCTCGGCCCATTTGTAGCTGTAATACCCGGCCGCGTAGCCGCCTGCAAAGATATGCGAGAAGGAGCACAGGAAGCGGTCTTCTGGCAGCGGCGGCAGGGGCAGGATTTCACGGGCGATGCGCTGGGCGGTCTCCGTGGGATCGAGCTGGTCCGGATCGGCCGTGTGCAGGGCGAGGTCCGTCAGGGCAAAGGAAACCTGGCGCAGGGCATTGGAACCGGCGCGGAAGGTGCGGGTCTCAAGGAGCTTGTCCAGAAGTTCGGCAGCCATGGGCTCACCTGTCAGGTAGTGGCGGGCCAGCTTGGTCAGGGTGGGGAGGTGATAGCACCAGTTTTCCATGAACTGGCTCGGCAGCTCCACGGCGTCCCACTCGATGTTGGAGATTCCGGCCACGAAGCCATGCTCCACCTTGGTCAGCATGTGCTGCAGGGCGTGTCCGAACTCGTGGAAGAGCGTGGTCACTTCCTGAAAACTCATCAGCGATGGCGCGTCATCCATGGCCGGGCGCTGGTTGCAGTTCACGTAGGCGACGGGCAGGCGCACGGCATGACCGCGAGGCGCGCAGACGGTACTGCGCCCATGAAGTTCATCCATCCACGCACCGCCGCGTTTTTCTTCGGGCCGGGCGTAAGGATCCAGATAAAAGCCCGCGATCTCCCGGCCGTCGCTGTCCTTGACCCGGTAATAGGTCACGTCCGCATGCCAGGTCGGCACTTCGGGGCCGCTTTCGATCGTAACCGCGAAGAGGCTCTCGATCAGATCGAAAAGCCCCTGCAGGATGGCCGGCAGCGGGAAATAGGGCCGGATCAGCTCGTCGCGCAGACCGAAGCGTCGCTCCTTGAGCCTTTCGGCCCAGTACATGACGTCCCAGGACTGGATATCCTCGGATTGACCGCCGGCGCGGGCCAGATCTCCAAGGTCGATGAGGTCGTTCAGGGCCGGGTCCGTGGCCGCGTCCTGGATCGTGCGCAGCAGGGCTTCGATGCTCAAAACGCCAGGGGCCATCTTGCGTTCGAGGCTCACGTTCGCGAAATTATCGAAGCCGAGCAGCGCGGCCAGCTCTCTGCGCAGCTTCAATATGCGCAGGATATGGGGCAGGTTGTCGGTGTCCCCGTTTGCTGCGCGGGTGATGTACGCCCGGTAGACCTCCTCGCGCAGGTCGCGCCGGGCGGCGTGCTGCATGAAGGACAGAAACGAGGGCAGATCAAGGGTGATGCACCACGGGCCGTTTTCCGCCGTGGCCTCGGCCTGTCCGCGTGCCCGGGCCATGTTCGCGGCCAGACGCAGGGAATCCTCGGGAAGCCCGGCGACTTCTTCCTTTTGCGTCAGGGTCAGGGCATAGGCCTGGGTGGCGTCAAGGACGTTATTGGTGAAGCGGGTCGACAGTTCGGCCAGCTCCTGGCTTATGGCATTGAAGCGTTCGCGGTCATCGGGGGCGAGGCCCACGCCCTGCAGGACCGCATCGCGGACCAGCAGGCTGATGGTGCGCTGCAGGGCCTGACTGAACATGGGAAAATCCGGGCTCTCCCGCAGGGCGAGAAGTGCGTC is a window encoding:
- a CDS encoding envelope stress response membrane protein PspB, with amino-acid sequence MEHFFGFIFVLMSAGILLVGAVIFGFIKMFTRSGEGNVAHEAQMIQEIYNGMSRMEERIEALETILLEKDGKEKRS
- a CDS encoding M3 family metallopeptidase, coding for MHEPNPLLNWELFPNFPSITADHVVPAMQEVIARSSAELETLEQSAPQTWHGLLTPLERLTDRVARAWGVATHLHNVRNSPEMRRAYAQTQPLVVEFHNRLGQSRPIHDALLALRESPDFPMFSQALQRTISLLVRDAVLQGVGLAPDDRERFNAISQELAELSTRFTNNVLDATQAYALTLTQKEEVAGLPEDSLRLAANMARARGQAEATAENGPWCITLDLPSFLSFMQHAARRDLREEVYRAYITRAANGDTDNLPHILRILKLRRELAALLGFDNFANVSLERKMAPGVLSIEALLRTIQDAATDPALNDLIDLGDLARAGGQSEDIQSWDVMYWAERLKERRFGLRDELIRPYFPLPAILQGLFDLIESLFAVTIESGPEVPTWHADVTYYRVKDSDGREIAGFYLDPYARPEEKRGGAWMDELHGRSTVCAPRGHAVRLPVAYVNCNQRPAMDDAPSLMSFQEVTTLFHEFGHALQHMLTKVEHGFVAGISNIEWDAVELPSQFMENWCYHLPTLTKLARHYLTGEPMAAELLDKLLETRTFRAGSNALRQVSFALTDLALHTADPDQLDPTETAQRIAREILPLPPLPEDRFLCSFSHIFAGGYAAGYYSYKWAEVLSADAFGAFVNAGLEDPDRKQELGLRFRDTILALGGSRNPMNIFRLFRGREPDPRALLLQEGLLPANKDN
- the pspA gene encoding phage shock protein PspA — protein: MGVFTRFKDIISSNINSMLDKAEEPEKMIRLMIQEMEETSVELKAACAGLMADQKRIAREQSQALARLELWEDRARLALEKGREDLAREALLEKLAAQRLSEGLERERDRFAVMIEQAREDIEQLDVKLESAKERQRSLAKRHVRADQRIKVRSNVSRVQSADVMMRFDQFEQRIERMEAEAELGAPRQNRTLEQEFALLEGGDEVEAQLASMRSSSDK
- the pspC gene encoding envelope stress response membrane protein PspC; translation: MRAFGRGNGRMHGGGSRGSRWRKPVEEQRGLYRARDGIFLGVCKGLARYFDFSVGALRAIVILLFLVTGIWPVGLLYLIAAMIMKMEPVVPFGSPADQEFYNSYTNSRAGALERIKRKFENLDRRLRRMEDVVTSRDFEWERRMRN
- a CDS encoding AAA family ATPase, yielding MNSAEQFEDICRAMSEPAFYPHSVSGVERRETHISVVFLAGEWAYKLKKHKDLGFLDFRDPGKRLYFCMQEVKLNQRLSFGVYQEVIGVHEGERGLCLGPMEGALEYVVKMARLPDEASLEAMLRTGEVTQENISSLGETLAGFHKSSERGHGIDTYGDLEQIRFNMEENFTQLLPFAQALLDSRKWDFCRNVCRSFADNHVDLFMHRVREGRITDGHGDLRAEHVYFHHGVQVIDCIEFNERFRYGDCALDLAFLIMDLDRLGYADTARRLLQAYATAARDPEIYALVEFYAAYRAFVRLKVACFSLEHVKSKEPLKEEIRRYLRQAYGYALAFGRPVLWVFFGLPASGKSTLARRVARALFMPLLGSDSVRKQGGNFSEPKVEAYNTGAYRPVLRSRVYARLFNLAQDELKMGRSVALDATFSKEQWRESAIRLAQDHKAGLVFVHCVCEPRTIRARLAQREREAGESDARLVHFEDMINNFEPFSHEVPDAYLEVDTERTPEESFYEILAKGHALKHAQVQNLLDGLNGETDSRE
- the ylqF gene encoding ribosome biogenesis GTPase YlqF, coding for MSIQWFPGHMHRARKQIALVMAKVDVVIEVLDARLPGYSENPLLRELRGPRPCLKVLNKSDLADPAVTAAWMDFFRECGTVPMEISATSPKDAKRILGTLPGMVKERNFLMQPVNCLIVGIPNVGKSTLMNTLVGRKVARAANQAAITTKQKRVHVNDELTLYDTPGVLWPKIESVTASYMLAGSGAVRETAMDNAEVAARVGDYLLREYPGLLKERYKITDLPQNGIDLLEALGRKRGCLIKGGEVDVTKAAGILLNELRAGQIGRISLQKPPAPKAA
- the pspF gene encoding phage shock protein operon transcriptional activator codes for the protein MEAIGQSEAFLQFQEQLSRVARIERPVLIIGERGTGKELAAARLHYLSRRWQGPLVTVNCAALAGSLLDTELFGHEVGAFTGATVRRKGRFENADTGTLVLDEIANLSPEAQEKILRVVEYGSFDRVGGSRPVTVNVRIVGATNVDLPHRARAGAFKEDLLDRLSFEVLTVPPLRMREGDVQLLTRHFAARMAIGMGLSEAPEFSARAMSMLLAHDWPGNVRELKNVVERAVYRTESGTVRDVVFDPFASPYRPAEQAVPTAGVAPVPDVRSRSVQPDLDVPLATAVRDLEEAYLTAALEQGRHNQKRAAALLGLTYHQFRGLYRRLRADLDG